In Chelmon rostratus isolate fCheRos1 chromosome 4, fCheRos1.pri, whole genome shotgun sequence, a genomic segment contains:
- the LOC121604932 gene encoding lactosylceramide 1,3-N-acetyl-beta-D-glucosaminyltransferase A-like: MFMNFRRIRKWHYVQLLTTGLLLSVVMVCWEGLDHHVVSHMRSYTYRYLVNRYDFLNSSFSIPPRHHRRDGADAGLVSYPYLINHPGKCGAGAKDEKSLDDVLLLLFVKSSPENFEQRQAIRDTWGNESFVWSQLGVNMRTVFVLGVHPDVGRRSSVQSALLQEDRAYGDLIQQNFLDTFHNLTAKLILQFHWGHDYCPQARFLMSADDDVFIHVPNLVKYLQELLSRQPEAKDLWVGHVHRGAPPIRRKKSKYHVPNDLYPWPSYPDYTAGAGYVVSRDVAAKIYYATLMLNSSMYIDDVFMGICAKAMGVSPQEHVYFSGEGKAPYHPCIYDHMITSHGHATDLRSLWQAATDPTVYRHSRGFLGSVYCTAVRVMLLCLPYYQNTYSCMAAFT, encoded by the coding sequence ATGTTCATGAACTTCCGTCGTATCCGCAAGTGGCACTACGTGCAGCTGCTGACCACGGGCCTGTTGCTGAGTGTGGTGATGGTCTGCTGGGAGGGACTGGACCACCATGTGGTCAGCCACATGAGATCCTACACGTACCGCTACCTGGTCAACAGATACGACTTTCTCAAttcctctttctccatcccCCCCAGGCATCACCGCAGAGATGGTGCGGATGCTGGCTTAGTGAGCTATCCGTACCTCATCAACCATCCGGGTAAATGCGGAGCTGGTGCTAAAGATGAGAAAAGCTTGGATGAtgttctcctgctgctgtttgtgaaatCATCTCCAGAGAACTTTGAGCAGCGCCAGGCCATCAGGGACACGTGGGGGAACGAGAGCTTTGTTTGGTCACAACTGGGGGTGAACATGAGGACGGTGTTCGTCCTTGGCGTCCACCCGGATGTCGGGCGGAGATCCAGTGTGCAGAGTgcgctgctgcaggaggaccGAGCCTACGGAGACCTGATCCAGCAGAATTTCTTGGACACCTTCCACAATCTGACCGCCAAACTGATCCTGCAGTTCCACTGGGGCCACGACTACTGCCCTCAGGCACGCTTCCTCATGTCTGCAGATGATGACGTGTTCATCCACGTGCCCAATTTGGTGAAGTACCTGCAGGAGCTCCTGAGTAGACAACCAGAGGCCAAAGACCTGTGGGTGGGGCACGTGCACAGAGGAGCCCCTCCGATTCGTCGTAAAAAAAGCAAATACCACGTTCCTAATGATCTGTACCCCTGGCCCTCCTACCCAGACTACACGGCTGGAGCCGGGTACGTGGTTTCAAGGGATGTGGCCGCTAAGATCTACTATGCAACCCTGATGCTGAACTCCTCCATGTACATCGACGACGTCTTCATGGGGATTTGCGCCAAGGCCATGGGGGTCTCTCCCCAGGAGCATGTGTACTTTTCAGGGGAGGGGAAGGCTCCATACCACCCCTGCATCTatgatcacatgatcacatcGCACGGTCACGCCACGGACTTGCGCTCACTGTGGCAGGCAGCGACAGACCCGACGGTGTACCGCCACTCCAGAGGATTTTTAGGCAGTGTGTACTGCACAGCGGtgagagtgatgctgctgtgtctgccaTATTACCAGAACACTTACTCCTGTATggctgcttttacatga